A DNA window from Vigna unguiculata cultivar IT97K-499-35 chromosome 10, ASM411807v1, whole genome shotgun sequence contains the following coding sequences:
- the LOC114165963 gene encoding TMV resistance protein N-like: MTSHQFLSMDNASSSSSKLPQKYDVLINCTGEDIRRKFVSHLDSALSTAGLTTFLHHQNATKPTHIQQPILNLCRVVIVVFTKTYSESAWCLLQLQQIIKWHETYSRYVLPVYYEIQPSDVRLQEGDFGKAFKATAHQTFSAQQLDHGMSSWSHALTKAANFFGYDESNYRSDAEVVDKIVKNILNLSVLSATKFPIGLPSHVEDLIQTIKCKSAEVCTIGICGEVGYGKTTLAKAIYNQIHGIFAEKSFIENISQVIQTRGYAKLQEKLLSDVLNTKVEIQDVDMGRRMIQDKFYGKRLLIVLDDMNESGPFLELCTYRARFSGGTVIIITTTDERILRTYAVDSVFQIKLMNEKESLELLSWHAFSEAKPKEEYNDLAERVVSYCGGLPLALELIGSTLFERTKEEWNSVLFKFEKIPQHHVVHKLKISFDGLKNQIEKDLFLDVCCFFVGKDRSSATKILNGSGVDADSGIRVLIERNLIKVKKNNKIEMHPLLQEMGIRIIREISIMEPWKTNQLWFDKDAEYALIENKGKNAMKWLPLKLDQVKIAVNSEYLLQKLRWISLHGFPSEYVHNKYCVHDAITIDLKHSLVRFVWKAPQVLRSLKVLNLSHSKYLTITPDFTGLPNLEQLILKYCPRLYIVHRSIRCLCNLILLNLKNCKSLTNFPTEIYELKSLRTLILTGCSEIDLMGNDIAQMESLITLIAENTAVKEVPFSMVSSKSIGYISLRGMERLSRNLFPSIICSWMLPTVNRTSYIHSFFMDTKDNSWDDIAPLLSTLRNLRSVLVQCDSEFQLSKQVKNILSEDFANITESEISKFHTVSSLIGVGRYNAFFNSVNYSISEVMTSSDSCEVFYCLAHIGEGHSVSFSVPQDRDMKGMAFRVVYLSTHEIIEPEFTTPLIVNYTKCTFHIHNHGTVISFNDEDWHGIVSNLRCGDKVEIFVSFGNGLVVNNTVFYLICGESHNFRKRL; the protein is encoded by the exons ATGACCTCTCATCAATTTCTTTCCATGGATAACGCCTCCTCCTCATCCTCCAAACTCCCACAGAAGTACGATGTGTTAATCAACTGTACTGGAGAAGACATCCGTAGGAAATTTGTTTCTCATCTTGATTCTGCCCTCTCTACTGCTGGGCTCACTACTTTCCTTCACCACCAGAATGCAACCAAGCCAACGCACATCCAACAACCTATTCTCAACCTCTGTCGGGTAGTAATTGTTGTTTTTACCAAAACCTATTCTGAGTCTGCTTGGTGTCTTCTTCAACTTCAACAAATCATCAAATGGCACGAAACTTATTCCCGATATGTTCTGCCCGTATATTACGAAATTCAGCCATCTGATGTACGTCTTCAAGAGGGTGATTTTGGAAAAGCCTTCAAAGCAACTGCACACCAAACATTTTCAGCACAACAATTGGATCATGGCATGTCCAGCTGGAGCCACGCACTCACCAAAGCTGCAAATTTTTTTGGATATGATGAGAGCAATTACAG GAGTGATGCTGAAGTTGTGGACAAAATTGTTAAGAACATTCTTAATTTATCAGTCTTGTCTGCAACTAAATTTCCAATTGGATTACCATCCCACGTAGAAGATCTGATTCAAACTATAAAATGTAAATCCGCGGAAGTTTGTACAATAGGGATATGTGGAGAGGTAGGATACGGTAAAACCACTCTTGCCAAAGCCATCTATAATCAAATTCATGGTATATTCGCTGAGAAAAGTTTCATCGAAAATATTTCACAAGTTATTCAAACAAGAGGGTATGCTAAGTTACAAGAAAAACTTCTTTCGGATGTCCTTAACACAAAGGTGGAGATACAGGACGTTGATATGGGGAGAAGAATGATTCAGGATAAATTTTATGGGAAACGATTGCTCATTGTACTTGACGATATGAATGAGAGCGGTCCATTTTTAGAGCTATGCACATATCGTGCTAGGTTCAGTGGAGGAACTGTAATAATCATTACAACAACAGATGAACGCATACTCAGGACATATGCAGTTGATTCTGTATTTCAGATAAAGCTAATGAACGAAAAGGAGTCTCTTGAGCTTCTTAGTTGGCACGCATTCAGTGAAGCAAAACCAAAAGAAGAATACAATGACCTTGCAGAAAGAGTAGTTAGTTATTGTGGAGGACTACCTCTAGCTCTTGAACTCATTGGAAGTACTTTATTTGAAAGGACGAAAGAAGAGTGGAATAGTgtattgtttaaatttgaaaaaattccTCAGCACCATGTTGTGCACAAATTGAAAATAAGCTTTGACGGTTTGAAAAATCAAATAGAAAAAGATTTATTCCTTGATGTATGTTGTTTCTTTGTTGGTAAAGACAGAAGCTCTGCTACGAAGATCCTAAATGGCTCTGGAGTAGACGCTGATAGTGGAATAAGAGTCTTGATAGAGCGTAATCTCATAAAAGTTAAGAAGAACAACAAGATTGAAATGCATCCTTTGCTACAAGAAATGGGAATAAGAATTATTCGTGAAATTTCAATAATGGAACCTTGGAAGACCAATCAGTTGTGGTTTGACAAGGATGCAGAATATGCATTGATAGAGAATAAA GGGAAAAATGCCATGAAGTGGTTGCCTCTGAAACTGGATCAAGTAAAAATAGCTGTAAATTCTGAATACCTTTTACAGAAGCTGAGATGGATTAGTTTGCATGGGTTTCCTTCAGAGTACGTTCATAACAAATATTGTGTGCATGATGCAATAACGATTGATTTAAAACACAGTCTTGTTCGATTTGTCTGGAAAGCACCTCAG GTTTTGAGGTCGCTAAAAGTCCTTAATCTCAGTCACTCCAAGTACTTAACAATAACCCCTGACTTTACCGGACTACCAAATCTTGAACAACTAATTCTGAAGTATTGTCCGAGATTGTACATAGTACACCGATCTATTAGATGTCTTTGCAATCTTATACTGCTAAATTTGAAGAATTGTAAAAGTCTAACAAATTTCCCCACAGAGATATATGAGCTGAAATCTTTAAGAACTCTCATTCTCACTGGTTGTTCGGAGATTGACCTAATGGGAAATGATATAGCGCAGATGGAATCCTTGATAACTTTAATTGCAGAAAATACGGCTGTGAAAGAAGTGCCTTTTTCAATGGTAAGCTCAAAAAGCATTGGATATATATCCCTACGTGGAATGGAGCGATTGTCACGTAATCTTTTTCCTTCTATCATTTGCTCTTGGATGTTGCCAACAGTGAATCGCACAtcttatattcattcatttttcatGGACACGAAGGATAATAGTTGGGATGATATTGCGCCATTGCTTAGCACCCTTAGAAATCTAAGAAGTGTTTTGGTGCAATGTGACTCTGAGTTTCAACTATCTAAgcaagtaaaaaatattctgtCTGAAGATTTTGCAAATATTACAGAATCAGAAATTTCAAAGTTTCACACGGTGTCTTCTTTGATTGGTGTTGGAAGATACAACGCATTCTTCAATTCTGTCAACTATAGCATATCTGAG GTAATGACAAGCAGTGATTCTTGCGAAGTGTTTTATTGTTTGGCCCATATAGGCGAGGGACACTCGGTTTCTTTCTCTGTGCCTCAAGATCGTGACATGAAGGGAATGGCTTTTcgtgttgtttatttatcaacCCATGAAATCATTGAACCTGAATTTACTACTCCCTTAATTGTTAATTACACAAAGTGTACATTCCATATACACAATCATGGTACAGTCATTTCCTTTAATGATGAAGATTGGCATGGCATAGTGTCAAATTTACGATGTGGAGACAAGGTGGAGATTTTTGTGAGTTTTGGTAATGGATTGGTGGTCAATAACACAGTGTTTTATCTTATATGTGGTGAATCACATAACTTCAGAAAAAGACTCTGA